The following are encoded in a window of Impatiens glandulifera chromosome 5, dImpGla2.1, whole genome shotgun sequence genomic DNA:
- the LOC124940166 gene encoding TLC domain-containing protein 4-B-like, giving the protein MSSNYVEDDGGGLLGDYLSSETLIPCAGAIVGILACKMVYDLSQMISEAQFKSYFGLSSMQKVEWNNRAISTFHALFITIWSVYFVFWSDLYDVNVLTTAVTFRSSPASTFGLAVSSGYFLTDLAMILWFYPSLGGMEYVVHHLLSMSAVTYAMLTREGQLYTFMVLISETTTPSMNLRWYLDSAGLKKSRVYLVNGFVMFLAWLVARIILFIYVFYHIYLHYNEIMQMQKVGICLVLVAPCVIYVLNLIWFGKISRGLKKTLTTKKRRD; this is encoded by the exons ATGTCTAGCAATTATGTGGAAGACGATGGAGGTGGGCTACTTGGAGACTATTTATCTTCAGAAACTTTGATTCCTTGTGCAGGTGCCATTGTTGGTATATTGGCTTGCAAGATG GTTTATGATCTTTCCCAAATGATCAGTGAAGCACAATTCAAGAGCTATTTTGGCCTTTCAAGTATGCAGAAAGTTGAGTGGAATAACAG GGCAATATCTACATTTCATGCACTTTTCATCACAATATGGTCTGTATACTTTGTGTTTTGGTCGGATCTCTATGATGTTAATGTCCTCACTACTGCTGTGACATTCCGAAGTTCTCCAGCATCCACATTTGGATTAGCGGTTTCTTCTGGGTATTTTCTCACTGATCTTGCAATGATATTATGGTTCTATCCTTCTCTTGGAGGAATGGAGTAT GTGgttcatcatcttctttctaTGTCAGCTGTTACATATGCTATGCTGACAAGAGAAGGGCAATTGTATACATTTATGGTTCTTATATCTGAGACAACAACTCCATCAATGAATTTGAGATG GTATCTTGATTCTGCTGGATTGAAGAAGTCCAGAGTTTATCTTGTAAATGGATTTGTTATGTTCTTGGCATGGCTG GTTGcaagaataattttatttatatatgtgttCTACCATATCTATTTGCACTATAACGAG ATTATGCAAATGCAGAAAGTTGGTATATGTTTGGTATTGGTTGCTCCTTGTGTGATTTATGTCCTAAACTTGATATGGTTTGGAAAGATTTCCAGGGGATTGAAAAAGACTTTAACTACAAAGAAAAGAAGAGATTGA